The Zonotrichia leucophrys gambelii isolate GWCS_2022_RI chromosome 20, RI_Zleu_2.0, whole genome shotgun sequence genome contains a region encoding:
- the KCNS1 gene encoding potassium voltage-gated channel subfamily S member 1 codes for MVNKTLNYWGPSFEEDVININVGGLRRRLSSSALSKFPDTRLGRLLSCDSEESILQLCDDYDVSAREFYFDRNPGFFLYVLHFYQTGKLHVMEELCVFSFCQEIEYWGINEFFLDSCCSYRYHERKLESRHHNWDEESEVSSVDTSPDEISDINHDLLRYSTLRCGNLRKRLWLTMENPGYSIPSKLFSFVSISVVLVSIATMCIHSMPEYQEVDESGNVLDEPILHKLEYFCISWFTFEVSSRLLLSPNPRKFFKHPLNLIDIVSVLPFYFTLLVDVTMGSDSELGNLGKVVQVFRLMRIFRVLKLARHSTGLRSLGATLKHSYREVGILLLYLAVGVSVFSGVAYTAEKEEDVGFDTIPACWWWGTVSMTTVGYGDVVPVTVAGKLAASGCILGGILVVALPITIIFNKFSHFYRKQKALEAAVRNSGKKEPEEGGSDSEALSETSLDRPSPERRGLTPGAQPSP; via the exons ATGGTCAACAAGACCTTAAACTACTGGGGTCCCAGTTTTGAGGAGGACGTTATCAACATCAACGTGGGCGGTCTGCGGCGGCGGCTGAGCTCCAGTGCACTCTCCAAGTTCCCCGACACGCGCCTGGGCCGGCTGCTCTCCTGTGACTCGGAGGAgtccatcctgcagctctgcgATGACTACGACGTGAGCGCCAGGGAGTTCTACTTCGACAGAAACCCCGGCTTCTTCCTCTACGTCCTCCACTTCTACCAGACGGGCAAGCTGCACGTCATGGAGGAGCTGTGCGTCTTCTCCTTCTGCCAGGAGATCGAGTACTGGGGCATCAACGAGTTCTTCCTGGACTCCTGCTGCAGCTACCGCTACCACGAGCGCAAGCTGGAGAGCCGGCACCACAACTGGGATGAGGAGAGCGAGGTGAGCAGCGTGGACACGTCCCCTGATGAGATCTCTGACATCAACCACGACCTGCTGCGCTACAGCACCCTGCGCTGCGGCAACCTGCGCAAGCGCCTCTGGCTCACCATGGAGAACCCCGGCTACTCCATCCCCAGCAAGCTCTTCAGCTTTGTGTCCATCAGCGTGGTGCTGGTGTCCATAGCCACCATGTGCATCCACAGCATGCCAGAGTACCAGGAGGTGGATGAGAGTGGCAACGTGCTCGATGAACCAATCCTGCACAAGCTGGAGTATTTCTGCATCTCCTGGTTCACCTTCGAAGTGTCCTCCCGCCTCCTGCTCTCACCCAACCCCAGGAAGTTCTTCAAGCACCCACTGAACCTGATTGACATTGTGTCAGTGTTGCCCTTCTACTTCACCCTCCTGGTGGACGTGACCATGGGCAGTGACTCGGAGCTGGGCAACCTGGGCAAGGTGGTGCAGGTGTTTCGGCTCATGAGGATATTCCGGGTGCTGAAGCTGGCTCGGCACTCCACTGGACTCAGGTCACTGGGGGCCACCTTGAAG CACAGCTACAGGGAGGTGGGGATCCTGCTGCTCTACCTGGCTGTGGGGGTCTCTGTGTTCTCTGGCGTGGCCTACACTgctgagaaggaggaggacGTCGGCTTCGACACCATCCCGGCGTGCTGGTGGTGGGGCACGGTCAGCATGACCACCGTGGGCTACGGGGACGTGGTGCCCGTCACCGTGGCGGGCAAGCTGGCGGCCTCGGGCTGCATCCTGGGGGGCATCCTGGTCGTGGCACTGCCCATCACCATCATCTTCAACAAGTTCTCCCACTTCTACCGCAAGCAGAAGGCGCTGGAGGCGGCCGTGAGGAACAGCGGCAAGAAGGAGCCTGAGGAGGGCGGCAGCGACTCTGAGGCCCTGAGCGAGACCTCCCTGGACAGGCCCAGCCCCGAGCGCCGGGGCCTCACCCCcggggcccagcccagcccctga